In the genome of Desulfobaccales bacterium, one region contains:
- the rpmA gene encoding 50S ribosomal protein L27 has translation MAHKKAGGSSRNGRDSAGKRRGVKRFAGESVQAGTILVRQVGTRIHPGTNVGMGRDFTLFTKIDGVVKYEAFGKDRKRVSVYPAS, from the coding sequence ATGGCACATAAAAAAGCTGGCGGCAGCTCACGTAACGGTCGGGATAGCGCCGGTAAACGCCGCGGGGTGAAAAGGTTCGCCGGGGAAAGTGTGCAGGCTGGCACCATCCTGGTGCGGCAGGTGGGGACCCGCATCCACCCGGGGACGAACGTGGGCATGGGCCGTGATTTTACCCTGTTCACCAAAATCGACGGCGTGGTCAAATACGAGGCCTTTGGCAAAGATCGTAAGCGGGTCAGCGTCTATCCTGCCAGTTGA